One part of the Longimicrobiales bacterium genome encodes these proteins:
- a CDS encoding lysylphosphatidylglycerol synthase domain-containing protein, with translation MSDGTREVGAGRAHRPRLLMRFLQLAVLVLIAWLVWRSLAPELARVTLEDFLQWRPALTPLLLSFLLLLGMYSAHALLWRRITTDLHAPRASLRTIFRVYFLASLGRYVPGKVWQLAGLAVLAQRAGLPAGTSMAAAVFAQFAFLTTGLLLLAVLLPGYAEFWPAVIAAGLIAAGALGGYLVVATPLGHRAREAVLRRAGPGRARLETAFSIADRVRVSDAVRWELLYALTWLVLGGAFGLFVGAFVPAASSPADARFHAGVVAASYLAGYVVMIMPAGAGVRELTMSALLAQHPAIPASAAVLISVASRVWFTAAELLPLALVPVLPDGDQHRQIESDAVRTR, from the coding sequence CCTGATGCGCTTTCTGCAGCTCGCCGTGCTCGTGCTGATCGCCTGGCTGGTTTGGCGCAGCCTGGCGCCGGAGCTCGCGCGGGTCACCCTGGAGGACTTCCTGCAGTGGCGCCCTGCGCTCACGCCGCTGCTGCTGTCGTTCCTGCTGCTGCTCGGGATGTACTCCGCACACGCGCTGCTCTGGAGACGCATCACCACCGACCTGCACGCACCGCGGGCTTCGCTGCGCACGATCTTTCGCGTCTACTTTCTCGCCAGCCTCGGGCGCTACGTGCCGGGGAAGGTCTGGCAGCTCGCCGGGCTGGCCGTGCTCGCGCAGCGTGCGGGGTTGCCCGCCGGTACGTCCATGGCGGCCGCCGTATTCGCACAGTTCGCCTTTCTGACTACCGGCCTGCTCCTGCTCGCCGTGCTGCTGCCCGGATACGCCGAGTTCTGGCCGGCCGTGATCGCCGCGGGCCTGATCGCCGCCGGCGCTCTCGGTGGGTACCTGGTGGTGGCCACCCCGCTCGGGCACCGCGCGCGTGAAGCCGTGCTGCGGCGCGCGGGGCCCGGACGCGCCAGGCTGGAGACAGCGTTCTCGATCGCCGATCGCGTGCGCGTGTCGGACGCGGTGCGCTGGGAGCTCCTGTACGCGCTGACGTGGCTCGTGCTGGGCGGCGCGTTTGGGCTGTTCGTCGGTGCGTTCGTACCGGCAGCATCATCCCCGGCCGATGCCCGCTTTCATGCGGGCGTCGTGGCGGCGAGCTACCTCGCCGGGTACGTCGTGATGATCATGCCCGCGGGCGCAGGGGTACGTGAGCTGACCATGTCCGCGCTGCTGGCACAGCACCCGGCGATTCCCGCGAGCGCGGCGGTGCTCATTTCCGTCGCGTCCCGGGTATGGTTCACCGCGGCAGAGCTGCTGCCGCTCGCACTGGTGCCGGTGCTGCCGGACGGAGACCAGCACCGGCAGATCGAATCCGACGCCGTGAGGACCCGTTGA
- a CDS encoding polyprenol monophosphomannose synthase has translation METQRQRGLVIIPTYNERENLPRIVPLVLEQDERLEVLVIDDASPDGTGAIADQLAASCPRVHVMHRAGKLGLGTAYIAGFRWGLERGYDWLFEMDADFSHDPSHLPQFLAQLGTHDVVLGSRYLGGRVTVVNWPIARLLLSYFANVYARKVTGLPVADATGGFKAFRRDVLEAIDLDRIQSNGYSFQIEVSMRAWRKGFRICEIPIVFVDRSQGESKMSKKIIREAVWRVWQLRWLSLTGRM, from the coding sequence ATGGAGACACAGCGCCAGCGTGGGCTGGTGATCATTCCTACATACAACGAGCGCGAGAACCTGCCGCGGATCGTCCCGCTGGTGCTCGAACAGGACGAACGCCTCGAGGTGCTCGTCATCGACGACGCCTCGCCTGACGGTACCGGCGCGATCGCGGACCAGCTCGCGGCGAGCTGCCCGCGCGTGCACGTCATGCACCGGGCAGGGAAGCTCGGACTGGGAACGGCCTACATCGCGGGGTTCCGCTGGGGGCTGGAGCGCGGCTACGACTGGCTGTTCGAGATGGACGCAGACTTCTCGCACGATCCGTCCCACCTGCCGCAGTTCCTCGCGCAGCTCGGGACCCACGACGTCGTCCTCGGTTCGCGCTACCTCGGCGGCCGCGTCACCGTGGTCAACTGGCCGATCGCGCGGCTGCTGCTTTCGTACTTCGCAAACGTATACGCGCGCAAGGTGACCGGACTGCCGGTGGCGGACGCGACCGGCGGCTTCAAGGCGTTCCGCAGGGACGTGCTCGAGGCAATCGACCTGGATCGCATCCAGTCCAACGGCTACTCGTTCCAGATCGAGGTCAGCATGCGCGCCTGGAGGAAGGGCTTCCGCATCTGCGAGATCCCGATCGTCTTCGTCGATCGCAGCCAGGGCGAGTCGAAGATGTCCAAGAAGATCATCCGCGAGGCCGTCTGGCGGGTGTGGCAGCTCCGCTGGCTGTCCCTTACGGGCCGGATGTAG
- a CDS encoding lysophospholipid acyltransferase family protein produces MRRGYAFYHLAAFLARNLFRLAGRLEVHGLGNIPQTGPFLLLANHESILDPILIQAVCPRPVHTMAKSTQFATPLMSWVMRHVKSFPVRRYQVDPQSVRMVLRRLEQGEAVGIYPEGERSWDGRLQEPRRGTIRLVLRADVPIIPCTIAGSYDVWPRWDRGIRRGNVRIDFGEAFRLPPARDRAAREAALPMATSRIMGTLQRQLEAAGGGTSKSDVHIPSTPVSTLEST; encoded by the coding sequence ATGAGGCGCGGCTACGCGTTCTACCACCTCGCGGCGTTCCTCGCGCGCAACCTTTTCCGGCTGGCCGGTCGCCTCGAGGTCCACGGGCTCGGCAACATCCCGCAGACCGGACCCTTTCTGCTTCTCGCCAACCACGAGAGCATCCTCGATCCGATCCTGATCCAGGCGGTCTGCCCACGGCCGGTGCACACCATGGCCAAGAGTACCCAGTTCGCCACTCCATTGATGAGCTGGGTCATGCGACACGTGAAATCGTTCCCGGTTCGGCGCTACCAGGTCGACCCCCAGTCCGTCCGCATGGTCCTGCGGCGACTCGAGCAGGGCGAAGCGGTCGGAATCTATCCGGAGGGCGAGCGCAGCTGGGACGGTCGGCTCCAGGAACCGCGCCGGGGAACCATCCGGCTGGTCCTCCGGGCCGACGTCCCGATCATCCCGTGCACCATCGCCGGCAGCTACGACGTCTGGCCTCGCTGGGACCGGGGGATCCGCCGCGGCAACGTCCGTATCGATTTCGGGGAGGCCTTCCGCCTGCCGCCCGCCCGGGACAGAGCAGCGCGGGAAGCGGCTCTGCCCATGGCCACCAGCCGGATCATGGGCACCCTCCAGCGACAGCTCGAGGCTGCAGGCGGAGGGACGTCGAAGTCCGACGTCCACATTCCATCCACACCCGTTTCCACGCTCGAATCAACATGA
- the ligD gene encoding DNA ligase D — translation MTPSLRVPRPQLATLVDAAPEGDDWLHEIKYDGYRLLAVLEGGDVRLITRNGKDWTTPYRAVADELAELPADTAIVDGEVVVVLPDGRTSFQALQNVQSGGSGVLRFMAFDLLHLDGVDVSQEPLDDRKALLDTVLGGLPGDVVHYSDHVEGQGPAFHRQACRLHLEGIISKRRSAPYSPGRGREWVKVKCLREQEFVVVGYTAPQGSRTGFGALWLAAHDEDGRLVQVGKVGTGFDEAALRALHRTLRAIQVSAPPVVNPPRGASARGVQWVRPELVAQVAYTEMTADRSLRHPTFRGLRDDKAAGDVGFEFPAPLRPPSSSGGDMASGKARARRSASAGTSSGRSQSKRSPRDRVEIAGISLSNPDKVLYADSGVTKLDLANYYESVAEWILPHIEDRPLTLVRCPSGRGDCFYQKHIGDSAHPAILRVAIPGDPEPYGAVRNVTGLIALAQLGVLELHTWGARRDRVEQPDRIVLDLDPDPAVPWDRVVEAARQVREAFSLLDFESFVKTTGGKGLHVVVPFRRGPGWDEVKAFSRAVAEAVSGASPGEYTLNISKAKRRDRILIDYLRNGRGATAIEAYSTRARSGAPVAVPLSWDELGPDVREDHFTIRNVAKRLGSLKQDPWKDYAAVKQSITAAVRRKVKSL, via the coding sequence ATGACACCCTCGCTGCGCGTGCCTCGGCCACAGCTCGCCACCCTCGTCGACGCCGCTCCCGAGGGCGATGACTGGCTGCACGAGATCAAGTACGACGGCTACCGACTCCTCGCGGTGCTCGAAGGTGGAGACGTCCGCCTGATCACCCGGAACGGCAAGGACTGGACGACGCCGTATCGCGCTGTCGCGGACGAGCTGGCGGAGCTTCCCGCGGACACGGCCATCGTCGACGGCGAGGTCGTGGTGGTGCTGCCGGACGGCCGGACCAGCTTCCAGGCGCTGCAGAACGTGCAGTCCGGCGGATCCGGCGTCCTGCGCTTCATGGCCTTCGACCTCCTCCATCTGGACGGTGTGGACGTCTCGCAGGAGCCGCTGGACGACCGCAAGGCGCTGCTGGATACGGTGCTGGGAGGTCTGCCCGGCGATGTCGTGCACTACAGCGATCACGTCGAGGGCCAGGGTCCGGCCTTCCATCGCCAGGCCTGTCGGCTGCACCTCGAGGGGATCATTTCCAAGCGCCGGAGCGCGCCGTATTCGCCCGGGAGAGGACGTGAATGGGTGAAGGTCAAGTGCTTGCGGGAACAGGAGTTCGTCGTTGTCGGCTATACGGCTCCGCAGGGCTCCCGGACGGGGTTCGGGGCGCTCTGGCTTGCGGCGCACGACGAGGATGGAAGGCTCGTCCAGGTCGGCAAGGTGGGCACGGGGTTCGACGAGGCGGCTCTGCGCGCGCTGCATCGCACGCTCCGAGCGATCCAGGTGTCTGCCCCACCGGTTGTGAATCCGCCCCGAGGTGCCTCGGCGCGCGGCGTGCAATGGGTGAGACCGGAGCTTGTCGCGCAGGTAGCCTACACGGAGATGACGGCGGATCGCAGCCTGCGGCACCCCACGTTCCGCGGCCTGCGCGATGACAAGGCGGCCGGGGACGTCGGCTTCGAGTTCCCCGCCCCGCTTCGCCCGCCTTCGTCCTCTGGAGGTGACATGGCTTCGGGAAAGGCGCGTGCGCGCCGGAGTGCTTCGGCAGGAACGTCGTCTGGCCGTTCGCAGTCCAAGCGGTCGCCGCGAGACCGCGTGGAGATCGCCGGCATTTCGCTGAGCAACCCTGACAAGGTGCTGTACGCGGACTCCGGGGTCACCAAGCTGGACCTGGCGAACTACTACGAGTCAGTTGCCGAGTGGATCCTTCCGCACATCGAAGATCGTCCGCTGACGCTGGTCCGGTGCCCTTCGGGTCGCGGCGACTGTTTTTACCAGAAGCACATCGGGGACAGTGCCCACCCGGCGATCCTGCGTGTCGCGATTCCGGGCGACCCGGAGCCGTACGGCGCCGTTCGCAACGTGACGGGTCTGATCGCCCTGGCTCAGCTCGGCGTTCTGGAGCTGCATACCTGGGGAGCCAGGCGAGATCGCGTGGAACAGCCGGATCGGATCGTCCTGGACCTGGACCCGGACCCTGCCGTCCCGTGGGATCGAGTGGTGGAAGCCGCACGGCAGGTACGCGAGGCGTTTTCGCTTCTCGATTTCGAGAGCTTCGTCAAGACGACGGGCGGCAAGGGGCTGCACGTGGTGGTCCCGTTCCGGCGCGGGCCGGGCTGGGACGAGGTGAAGGCGTTTTCGCGCGCGGTCGCGGAAGCCGTATCCGGCGCCAGTCCTGGCGAGTATACGCTCAATATCTCCAAGGCGAAGCGGCGGGACCGGATCCTGATCGACTACCTGCGCAACGGTCGTGGCGCGACTGCGATCGAGGCGTACTCGACGCGGGCGCGTTCCGGTGCGCCCGTGGCCGTCCCCCTGTCGTGGGACGAACTGGGGCCGGACGTCCGCGAGGATCACTTCACCATCCGCAACGTGGCGAAGCGTCTCGGGTCATTGAAGCAGGATCCGTGGAAAGACTACGCCGCCGTGAAGCAGTCGATCACGGCGGCGGTGCGCAGGAAGGTCAAGTCGTTGTAG
- a CDS encoding tetratricopeptide repeat protein, producing the protein MSRHSARRRPHNAPAADDDKFVHGVLEGGAWARENARTLVIAGAVVVALLVGFLVYRNYSSARETGAANALNDLRTTVASGNVPLALRDGEALVSRYGGTESADEARLLLGELYLQANQPQQASEVLAPLSRDVDAPLGFNAAMLIGAAYEAAGQAEQAIQTYTRIGRDSRFLFQQIAGYEEAARVQAATGDAASAIASFERILDLIDENAAERGFYEMRIAELQTGGAPSNAAPPAPLAADTTGTATGAAVPAAADTAAAGDTTST; encoded by the coding sequence ATGAGCAGGCATTCAGCCCGACGCAGGCCGCACAACGCACCGGCGGCCGACGACGACAAGTTCGTTCACGGCGTCCTCGAGGGTGGCGCATGGGCGCGCGAGAACGCGCGCACCCTCGTCATCGCGGGTGCTGTCGTCGTCGCACTCCTCGTCGGCTTTCTGGTCTACCGCAACTACAGCAGCGCCAGGGAAACCGGCGCGGCCAACGCGCTGAACGACCTGCGTACGACCGTCGCGTCCGGCAACGTTCCGCTCGCACTGCGTGACGGGGAAGCACTCGTGTCGCGGTACGGCGGGACCGAGTCGGCAGACGAGGCGCGCCTGCTGCTCGGCGAGCTCTACCTGCAGGCGAACCAGCCGCAGCAGGCGTCAGAGGTGCTCGCGCCGCTGAGTCGCGATGTCGACGCACCGCTCGGCTTCAACGCGGCCATGCTGATCGGTGCGGCCTACGAAGCCGCCGGCCAGGCCGAGCAGGCGATCCAGACCTACACACGCATCGGTCGCGACAGTCGGTTCCTGTTCCAGCAGATCGCCGGTTACGAGGAGGCCGCACGCGTCCAGGCCGCCACCGGCGACGCGGCCTCGGCCATCGCCTCCTTCGAGCGGATCCTCGACCTCATCGACGAGAACGCCGCCGAGCGCGGCTTCTACGAGATGCGCATCGCGGAGCTGCAGACCGGGGGGGCTCCGTCCAACGCGGCACCGCCGGCACCGCTCGCAGCAGATACAACAGGCACCGCCACCGGCGCCGCAGTACCGGCCGCTGCCGACACCGCCGCCGCAGGGGATACGACGTCGACCTGA
- a CDS encoding BamA/TamA family outer membrane protein: protein MQIEPAAVPMLTFFRSWRRARSACGALVLLGITGVTGGCAARGGPAELYPELVEYENRRISDVDFLNSEPFREDSLLSITVTRESRCSLLGLPICVPFTSIGRETHRLSVGTVASDVRRLELFYRGQGFFGTAVAPDVEDDGEDVRVIFTIDRGDAVLLDTIGVAGTEPAFTPDSILPFLPLAPGDTFRLPEFAAAADSVLFAMQSHGHAWAQVLRNYGVDTVSNRASAFIEAVPGPRAVVDSIIVRGAENLGSAAARRQLTLREGEVLRRRTLVESQRNLYSLELVQFASVSIAPDSLQLTPADSTTATIIVGVAEAPVHQVDASVGYGTVECGRAEVRWVNRSFLGGARRLALSGSVSKLGVGVDRVSESVCGAFERGDTSIARGLDYRFTATLTQPYFLSPNNRITTTLYADRISEPMVYQREAEGGQFVFTRRLGDRTFFSPDLEIVRTRTLASPALYCVAFQVCLPATIDSLAQSQWRNSLGTTFTHDRTDNALNPTRGFRLNATTTWASQALGSDLEYLRFTADGTVVRTLRPGWVGAVILRLGSFFSTASLDPTRSFLPPEERFYAGGQNTVRGYSRNALGPGVYVTSETDSLGNPLVGAAEFVPVGGTALTVASAEVRFPSPFLPQFLRLAAFVDAGNVGYGNFWDLARQGWRVTPGVGLRLSTPVGPVRLDLGFNPHGPQTEPLYYADAETGTLVQIRSAFTPDPPSFLDRLRLHIAVGQPF, encoded by the coding sequence ATGCAGATCGAGCCGGCTGCTGTTCCGATGCTGACCTTCTTCAGGTCCTGGCGGCGCGCGCGGAGTGCGTGCGGCGCCCTCGTGCTTCTGGGGATCACCGGTGTGACCGGCGGATGCGCCGCCCGCGGTGGGCCAGCTGAGCTGTACCCGGAGCTGGTCGAGTACGAGAACCGGCGGATCAGCGACGTCGACTTCCTCAACAGCGAGCCCTTCCGCGAGGACTCGCTGCTTTCGATCACGGTCACCCGTGAGTCGCGCTGCAGCCTGCTTGGCCTTCCGATCTGCGTTCCGTTCACGAGCATCGGTCGCGAGACGCACCGGCTGAGCGTCGGCACGGTCGCGTCGGACGTGCGGCGGCTCGAGCTCTTCTACCGCGGGCAGGGGTTCTTCGGTACGGCGGTCGCGCCGGACGTGGAAGACGATGGAGAGGACGTGCGCGTCATCTTCACGATCGATCGCGGCGATGCCGTGCTGCTCGACACGATCGGCGTCGCCGGGACGGAGCCTGCATTCACGCCGGACTCGATCCTGCCCTTTCTTCCGCTCGCACCCGGAGACACGTTCCGGCTGCCCGAGTTCGCCGCCGCTGCGGACTCGGTGCTTTTTGCGATGCAGTCGCACGGCCATGCGTGGGCGCAGGTGCTGCGGAACTACGGCGTGGACACGGTTTCAAACCGGGCGAGTGCGTTCATCGAAGCGGTACCGGGACCGCGCGCGGTCGTGGACTCGATCATCGTGCGGGGCGCGGAGAACCTGGGCTCGGCGGCCGCGCGCCGGCAGCTCACGCTGCGCGAAGGCGAGGTGCTGCGCCGCAGGACGCTGGTGGAGTCGCAGCGCAACCTGTACAGCCTGGAGCTGGTGCAGTTCGCGAGCGTCTCGATTGCGCCCGACTCCCTGCAGCTCACACCCGCGGACAGCACGACAGCCACCATCATCGTCGGCGTGGCCGAGGCCCCGGTTCACCAGGTCGATGCGTCGGTCGGGTACGGGACGGTGGAGTGCGGTCGCGCGGAAGTGCGCTGGGTCAACCGCAGCTTCCTCGGTGGAGCCCGGCGCCTGGCGCTGAGCGGCTCCGTCAGCAAGCTGGGCGTTGGCGTGGACCGGGTGAGCGAATCGGTGTGCGGTGCCTTCGAGCGGGGCGACACGTCGATCGCCCGGGGTCTCGATTACCGTTTCACCGCGACGCTCACGCAGCCCTACTTCCTGAGTCCCAATAACCGCATCACGACGACGCTGTACGCGGACCGGATCTCCGAGCCGATGGTGTACCAGCGCGAGGCGGAGGGTGGCCAGTTCGTCTTCACACGGCGGCTCGGCGACCGCACGTTCTTCAGTCCCGATCTCGAGATCGTGCGTACGCGCACCCTCGCGTCGCCAGCGCTCTACTGCGTCGCGTTCCAGGTATGCCTGCCTGCGACGATCGATTCGCTCGCGCAGTCACAGTGGCGGAACTCGCTCGGCACGACCTTCACGCACGACCGCACGGACAACGCGCTCAATCCGACACGCGGGTTCCGGCTGAACGCGACGACGACGTGGGCGTCACAGGCACTCGGGTCGGACCTCGAATACCTCCGGTTCACCGCCGACGGCACGGTGGTGCGCACGCTGCGGCCGGGCTGGGTCGGCGCCGTGATCCTGAGACTCGGCAGCTTCTTCTCCACGGCGTCGCTCGACCCGACGCGCAGCTTCCTGCCGCCGGAGGAGCGCTTCTATGCGGGCGGCCAGAACACGGTGCGCGGCTATTCCCGCAACGCGCTGGGCCCGGGGGTGTACGTCACGTCGGAGACGGATTCGCTCGGCAATCCGCTTGTCGGTGCGGCGGAGTTCGTGCCCGTCGGCGGTACCGCGCTGACAGTCGCGTCCGCTGAGGTGCGCTTCCCTTCACCCTTCCTGCCCCAGTTTCTGCGACTCGCCGCGTTCGTCGATGCGGGCAACGTCGGCTACGGCAACTTCTGGGACCTCGCGCGGCAGGGATGGCGCGTCACGCCCGGCGTCGGACTGCGCCTGAGCACGCCCGTCGGCCCGGTGCGCCTCGATCTCGGCTTCAATCCGCACGGGCCGCAGACGGAGCCGCTCTATTACGCGGACGCGGAAACGGGCACGCTGGTCCAGATCCGGAGTGCGTTCACGCCCGACCCGCCTTCTTTCCTCGATCGGCTGCGGCTGCACATTGCCGTGGGCCAGCCGTTCTGA